The proteins below are encoded in one region of Thermothelomyces thermophilus ATCC 42464 chromosome 1, complete sequence:
- a CDS encoding fasciclin domain protein codes for MRSVLFLVAATAAALATRDDAKRDQIVLIENQDSTADANAVQAWWDAFPNPGSLLSSVEERITKSIRGSKLDNFLSLADSDSDDEDEGEEGNPHLPHGGHGDDHRHEDKTIYELIKDSQHASKFAKLLEEHGEIKQLLDDEEHNYTLFVPTDRALDRIHGGHHGHHGHHGHHGDDGGNDDDGDRKHRHEKPSKEFILAFLKYHIVPGLYPAHRIQTSRTLPSELHPAALDGASTRRHKQHHPQRIRAFTVPIVHLTRLNFQTRLVGPEFHAKNGILRAVDFPLIPPPSQTTVVRLLPGQFSTLALALETTGLGGELDRLERRGGGTLFAPTNRAWAALGPRLNAFLFSDPGRRYLRALLRYHVVVNETLYSDAYYRGGGEHDHDDDDGEDGDGAARVGDAGRGYLHVDLPSLLHGAPISVDIRTWKEFVSIVVNGFARVDVRDVVADDGVVQVVRQVLIPPHKHRGAHGDVGDENEGKSKREMSVEELKARLEPYLETPETTSGRDNMGDL; via the coding sequence ATGAGATCGGTCTTGTTCTTAGTTGCAGCTACCGCTGCCGCCCTCGCCACTCGCGACGATGCCAAAAGGGATCAGATTGTCCTCATCGAAAACCAGGACAGTACAGCGGACGCAAACGCAGTTCAAGCTTGGTGGGATGCGTTCCCCAATCCAGGCAGTCTCCTGTCCTCCGTCGAGGAACGCATAACCAAGAGCATCCGGGGCAGCAAACTTGACAACTTCCTCTCCTTGGCCGACTCCGACTCGGACGATGAGGATGAGGGCGAAGAGGGCAACCCTCATTTGCCCCACGGCGGCCACGGGGACGACCACAGACACGAGGACAAGACCATCTATGAGCTGATCAAGGACAGCCAGCATGCCTCCAAGTTCGCCAAGCTCCTCGAGGAGCATGGCGAGATCAAGCAGCTGCTGGATGACGAGGAGCACAACTACACCCTGTTCGTCCCGACCGACCGCGCCCTTGACCGTATCCACGGCGGCCATCACGGCCACCACGGCCACCACGGCCaccacggcgacgacggtggcaatgacgacgacggcgaccgcAAACATCGCCATGAGAAGCCCAGTAAGGAGTTCATCCTCGCCTTCCTCAAATACCACATCGTCCCGGGCCTCTACCCGGCCCACCGCATCCAAACGAGCCGCACCCTGCCTTCCGAGCTCCACCCCGCGGCCCTCGACGGCGCCTCCACCCGTCGTCACAAGCAGCACCACCCGCAGCGCATCCGCGCCTTCACCGTCCCCATCGTCCACCTCACCCGGCTCAACTTCCAGACGCGCCTCGTCGGCCCGGAATTCCACGCCAAGAACGGCATCCTCCGGGCGGTCGACTTCCCCCTGATCCCCCCGCCCTCCCAGACGACCGTCGTCCGCCTCCTGCCGGGCCAGTTCAGCacgctggcgctggcgctcGAGACGACGGGGCTCGGCGGGGAGCTGGACCGGCTGgagcgccgcggcggcggcacgcTGTTCGCGCCGACGAACCGCGCCTGGGCCGCCCTGGGGCCGCGCCTCAACGCCTTCCTGTTCTCGGACCCCGGGCGCAGGTACCTGCGGGCGCTGCTGCGCTATCACGTCGTGGTGAACGAGACGCTCTACTCGGACGCCTACTatcgcggcggcggggagcacgaccacgacgacgacgacggagaGGACGGCGATGGGGCGGCGCGGGTCGGCGATGCCGGACGTGGTTATTTGCATGTCGACCTGCCGAGCCTGCTACACGGGGCGCCGATCAGCGTGGATATCAGGACCTGGAAGGAGTTCGTGTCGATCGTGGTGAACGGGTTCGCCAGGGTGGATGTGAGAGACGTGGTCGCGGATGACGGCGTCGTGCAGGTGGTTAGGCAGGTCCTGATCCCGCCGCACAAGCACCGTGGTGCTCACGGTGACGTTGGTGACGAGAATGAGGGTAAGAGTAAGAGGGAGATGAGCGTCGAGGAGCTGAAGGCTCGGCTGGAGCCCTATTTGGAAACGCCGGAAACGACCAGCGGCCGGGACAATATGGGAGATCTCTAA